One window of the Bradyrhizobium sp. NP1 genome contains the following:
- a CDS encoding polysaccharide deacetylase family protein, producing the protein MRSALGLMLASIVAAVVIAGVWFWTAAPRADAAAPQTVAARKSDPLSPAAARLMPKDDVAVTASLSGRQMVAESAPAPAPAAAPVAPRTAACANPDALGVSRVVEIDTTGGPGFGFEQFKQLDFLQDKEVVLTFDDGPWPGNTPAVLKALDEECTKGLFFSIGKHATYHPEILRQVLAAGHTVGAHTWSHANLNSKKMTEQQAKDEIEKGFSAVKFALGTNPAPFFRFPQLQQNQATIAYLGSRNIAMFSCDLDSFDFRKTSTPEKIVQTVMGKLEKTGKGIILMHDFQKHTAEALPTLLRQLKAGGYKVVQIKAKTQFASLPEYDEALMKELKVPAAVSSRPVSSVVQTVSQ; encoded by the coding sequence ATGCGTAGTGCGTTGGGCCTGATGCTGGCCAGTATTGTTGCGGCGGTCGTGATCGCCGGCGTGTGGTTCTGGACAGCGGCGCCGCGCGCCGATGCGGCGGCCCCCCAGACCGTCGCCGCCAGAAAATCCGATCCCCTGTCGCCGGCCGCAGCCAGGCTGATGCCGAAGGACGACGTCGCGGTCACCGCATCGCTCTCGGGCCGGCAGATGGTCGCAGAGAGCGCGCCGGCGCCTGCCCCCGCCGCCGCGCCGGTCGCTCCCAGGACGGCGGCCTGCGCCAACCCGGACGCGCTCGGCGTTTCCCGCGTGGTCGAGATCGACACCACGGGAGGACCGGGCTTCGGCTTCGAACAATTCAAGCAGCTCGACTTCCTGCAGGACAAGGAGGTGGTGCTGACCTTCGACGACGGCCCCTGGCCAGGCAACACGCCCGCCGTGCTGAAGGCGCTCGACGAGGAGTGCACCAAGGGCCTGTTCTTCTCGATCGGCAAGCACGCGACCTATCATCCCGAGATCCTGCGCCAGGTGCTGGCCGCCGGCCACACCGTGGGTGCGCACACCTGGTCGCACGCCAATCTCAACTCGAAGAAGATGACGGAGCAGCAGGCGAAGGACGAGATCGAGAAGGGTTTCAGCGCGGTCAAGTTCGCGCTCGGCACCAATCCGGCGCCGTTCTTCCGTTTCCCGCAGCTCCAGCAAAACCAGGCGACCATTGCCTATCTCGGCTCTCGCAACATCGCGATGTTCTCCTGCGATCTCGACTCCTTCGATTTCCGCAAGACCAGCACGCCCGAGAAGATCGTGCAGACCGTGATGGGCAAGCTGGAGAAGACCGGCAAGGGCATCATCCTGATGCACGACTTCCAGAAGCACACGGCCGAAGCGTTGCCGACGCTGCTGCGGCAGCTCAAGGCCGGCGGTTACAAGGTGGTGCAGATCAAGGCGAAGACGCAGTTTGCGAGTCTGCCCGAATATGACGAGGCGCTGATGAAGGAATTGAAGGTGCCGGCAGCCGTCTCCTCACGCCCGGTCTCCAGCGTGGTGCAGACGGTTTCGCAATAA
- a CDS encoding MFS transporter has product MTDQPKRSIFAADGVAAPLRYGVFRRIWLASLLSNLGLLIQGVGAAWAMTQMTDDADKVALVQTALMLPVMLISMPAGAIADMHDRRIVALVSLAISLSGATALALLSWFGLVTPNILLALCFVVGSGMALFGPAWQSSVSEQVPAEVLPSAVALNGISYNIARSFGPAIGGVIVATAGAVAAFAANALLYLPLLIVMFLWERVHEPSRLPRERLNRAIVSGVRYIGNSPPIKIVLLRTLVTGLIGGSISALMPLVARDLLHGGAQTYGIMLGAFGMGAVFGALNISEIRKRLSGEAAVRACAISMGFAIAGVALSREPVLTAAALVLAGAVWMLAVALFNIGVQLSAPRWVAGRSLAAFQASISGGIAIGSWGWGHLTNVAGVETALLASAALMLISPLIGLWLRMPPVGGRNEAAELLADPEVRLSLSGRSGPLVVEIEYRVAQENARAFHNVMQDVQLSRQRNGAYGWSIARDIAEPELWTERYHCPTWLDYLRQRNRATRDERELHQRAMAFHIGPDPIRIRRMLERPFGSVRWKEETPDRATSEVLPVVASAAGSST; this is encoded by the coding sequence ATGACCGACCAGCCGAAACGCTCGATTTTCGCCGCCGACGGGGTCGCCGCGCCGCTGCGATATGGGGTGTTCCGGCGCATCTGGCTAGCGAGCCTGCTCTCCAATCTCGGCTTGTTGATCCAGGGCGTCGGCGCGGCCTGGGCGATGACGCAGATGACTGACGACGCCGACAAGGTGGCGCTGGTGCAGACCGCGCTGATGCTGCCGGTGATGCTGATCTCGATGCCGGCGGGCGCGATCGCGGACATGCACGACCGGCGCATCGTGGCGCTGGTGTCGCTGGCGATCTCGCTGTCGGGCGCCACCGCGCTGGCGTTGCTGTCCTGGTTCGGCCTCGTCACCCCGAACATCCTGCTTGCGCTGTGCTTCGTCGTCGGCAGCGGCATGGCGCTGTTCGGCCCGGCCTGGCAGTCCTCGGTCAGCGAGCAGGTGCCGGCGGAAGTCCTGCCGTCGGCGGTCGCGCTCAACGGCATCAGCTACAACATCGCCCGCAGCTTCGGACCTGCAATCGGCGGTGTCATCGTGGCCACCGCCGGCGCGGTCGCGGCATTCGCGGCCAACGCGCTGCTCTATCTGCCGCTCCTGATCGTCATGTTCCTGTGGGAGCGGGTCCACGAGCCGTCGCGCCTGCCGCGCGAACGGCTCAACCGCGCCATTGTCTCGGGCGTGCGCTATATCGGCAACTCGCCGCCGATCAAGATCGTGCTGTTGCGCACGCTGGTCACCGGCCTGATCGGCGGCTCGATCTCGGCGCTGATGCCGCTGGTGGCGCGCGACCTGTTGCATGGCGGCGCGCAGACCTACGGCATCATGCTCGGCGCCTTCGGCATGGGCGCCGTGTTCGGCGCGCTCAATATCAGCGAAATCCGCAAGCGCCTGAGCGGCGAAGCCGCGGTGCGCGCCTGCGCGATCTCGATGGGCTTTGCGATCGCGGGCGTCGCGCTGAGCCGCGAGCCGGTGCTGACGGCGGCGGCGCTGGTGCTGGCCGGCGCGGTGTGGATGCTCGCGGTCGCGCTGTTCAACATCGGCGTGCAGCTCTCGGCGCCGCGCTGGGTCGCGGGCCGCTCGCTTGCCGCCTTCCAGGCCTCGATCTCCGGCGGCATCGCGATCGGAAGCTGGGGCTGGGGCCACCTCACCAATGTCGCCGGCGTCGAAACCGCGCTGCTGGCCTCGGCCGCGCTGATGCTGATCTCGCCCCTGATCGGGCTGTGGCTGCGGATGCCCCCTGTCGGCGGTCGCAACGAGGCCGCCGAACTGCTCGCCGATCCCGAGGTGCGGCTGTCACTCTCGGGGCGCAGCGGGCCGCTGGTGGTCGAGATCGAATACCGCGTCGCGCAGGAAAACGCCCGCGCCTTCCACAATGTGATGCAGGACGTGCAGCTTTCCCGGCAGCGCAACGGCGCCTATGGCTGGTCGATCGCGCGCGACATCGCCGAGCCGGAACTGTGGACCGAGCGCTATCACTGTCCGACCTGGCTAGATTACCTGCGCCAGCGCAACCGCGCGACCCGCGACGAGCGGGAGCTGCATCAGCGGGCGATGGCCTTCCACATCGGGCCTGATCCGATCCGCATCCGCCGCATGCTGGAGCGGCCGTTCGGATCGGTGCGCTGGAAGGAAGAGACGCCCGACCGCGCCACGTCAGAGGTGCTGCCGGTCGTCGCCAGCGCCGCCGGCAGCAGCACGTAA
- a CDS encoding DUF2513 domain-containing protein, with protein sequence MKRDLGLVRELLLKLEALPMEMSGAETIQPNDPRIAVEGYSEEDIAYHLQLLQERGLVEVSDSQPMIGITFTRLSWQGHDYLDAVRDPKIWHKTKEATDKVGSWTFEFVKEIAKGYIKSELQKLGIPGM encoded by the coding sequence ATGAAGCGCGATCTTGGATTGGTGAGGGAGCTGCTTCTGAAGCTCGAAGCCCTGCCGATGGAAATGTCCGGCGCGGAAACAATCCAGCCGAACGATCCGCGTATTGCAGTCGAGGGCTATTCCGAAGAGGACATCGCCTATCATCTGCAGCTGTTGCAGGAGCGCGGTTTGGTCGAGGTTTCTGACTCGCAACCCATGATCGGTATTACGTTCACGCGGCTGTCGTGGCAGGGGCATGACTATCTCGATGCGGTTCGTGATCCCAAAATTTGGCACAAGACGAAAGAGGCCACCGATAAGGTCGGGAGCTGGACCTTCGAATTTGTGAAGGAAATCGCAAAGGGCTACATCAAGAGCGAGCTACAAAAGCTGGGCATTCCGGGCATGTAA